A region from the Salvia splendens isolate huo1 chromosome 15, SspV2, whole genome shotgun sequence genome encodes:
- the LOC121769406 gene encoding pectin acetylesterase 10-like, whose translation MTGLWLVLAAAISAAVAFPSQEVLFVNETNESHSYLESLYGIASAAAPPNALLVPLTLINGAAAKGAVCLDGTLPGYHFHRGSGSGANSWIVDLEGGGWCNSIKTCVYRKKTRRGSSNYFERQIAFTGILSDKASENPDFYNWNRVKVRYCDGASFSGEGENKAAGLQFRGQRIYEAAMDELMSKGMHNANQVLLVGCSAGGLAVILHCDRFRGLFPSSTRVKCLSDGGLFMDAPDVSGGHIMRNFFTGVVSLQGAERNLPGTCTNHGDDPTSCFFPENVIGNIRTPLFILNAAYDAWQVQQSLAPPSADPRANWRLCRKNIVQCSPSQIQFLQGFRTHILNQIKGFASSRQTGIFLNSCFAHCQSERQDTWFANNSPKIGNKAIAKSVGDWYFDRANVKSIDCPYPCDTTCHNLQFH comes from the exons ATGACAGGCTTATGGCTTGTGCTTGCTGCTGCAATATCAGCTGCAGTTGCCTTCCCATCTCAAGAGGTTCTCTTTGTTAATGAAACAAATGAATCTCACTCTTATTTAGAATCTCTGTATGGGATTGCTTCTGCTGCTGCCCCTCCCAATGCTCTCTTGGTGCCTCTTACTCTCATCAATGGAGCTGCTGCTAAAGGAGCTG TGTGTCTAGATGGAACTTTGCCCGGTTATCACTTTCATCGTGGATCCGGGAGCGGGGCGAATAGTTGGATTGTTGACTTAGAG GGCGGGGGGTGGTGCAACAGCATTAAGACGTGTGTTTATCGCAAGAAGACACGCCGAGGGTCATCAAATTACTTTGAAAGGCAAATTGCATTTACTGGGATACTTAGTGATAAGGCTTCGGAAAATCCAG ATTTTTATAACTGGAATCGAGTGAAGGTTCGATACTGTGATGGAGCCTCCTTTTCAGGGGAGGGCGAAAACAAG GCCGCAGGGTTGCAGTTTAGAGGGCAACGCATCTATGAAGCTGCGATGGACGAACTGATGTCCAAAGGAATGCACAATGCCAACCAA GTACTTCTGGTAGGATGCTCTGCTGGTGGTCTGGCTGTTATTTTGCACTGCGACAGATTTAGAGGTTTATTCCCATCAAGTACCAGAGTGAAGTGCCTGAGCGACGGTGGACTCTTTATGGATGC TCCAGATGTCTCTGGTGGCCATATTATGCGGAATTTCTTCACTGGTGTTGTTAGCCTACAGGGTGCTGAGAGGAACCTACCAGGAACTTGCACCAACCACGGCGATGATCCAACTTCA TGTTTCTTTCCTGAGAATGTAATAGGCAACATAAGAACCCCTCTCTTCATCCTAAATGCTGCCTATGATGCATGGCAG GTTCAACAAAGCTTGGCTCCGCCTTCAGCTGATCCTCGTGCCAACTGGCGTCTCTGTAGAAAGAATATTGTGCAATGTTCACCTTCCCAGATCCAATTCTTGCAAG GTTTTAGGACTCACATACTGAACCAGATAAAAGGCTTTGCATCATCAAGGCAGACTGGGATATTCTTGAATTCTTGTTTCGCTCACTGTCAATCCGAGAGGCAGGATACGTGGTTTGCTAATAATTCTCCCAAAATCGGAAACAAG GCTATTGCAAAGTCTGTCGGAGATTGGTACTTTGATCGAGCAAATGTGAAGTCGATCGACTGCCCCTATCCCTGTGATACAACTTGTCATAACCTCCAATTCCATTGA